The genomic stretch GGAATAAAATCGGTTTAtacagggaaaaaaattaattttacggAACACGTGTTAAACATATATGTgatatgtaaatatatgatGTAATGATATTATTGCTGCTGATCCGAATGACAATTTTAAcgtacattttttgaaatttattacaccttGATTTTCTCCCAGCCTCAATTGAACTTTATAATAAACAATGGTAATAAGTAAATTTTATAGGTAACAGGAAAACATGCTGGAGATTTgggttcaatttttttttgtttgtttgcttgtttgtttctttctttcattcttgCAATCAATGGCGTGTAATTGGAATTTTATGCTGAACCTAAATAAAACCGTATCGAATCTCTTGCGGATAATTGCAAGGCATAGTTTCTCGGAAAGGTGGAAATTCACTGGtgcacgtatatatttatCCAGGCTCTATGTATTTATGGACGACCATGAAACGTCTTGTTATCCAAGAATTTGTAGTTTTTGGCTGAGGGAATAAAGAGTCTCGCATCTCTGGCTTATTCGTTCCACATTAAAAGTCACGTAGCCTctattgtacgtatataaatatatgtgttacatgcaaaaaaaaattctatgttCTAAATAACCTGATACCAATTCTTCGTATCTTCACAGATCAGAAGTTGGTTTTGAGGTTCTTGCGTTAAATTTTGGTGAGGCAAAAATTGAGCGAGAAAATCGACGAACGTTGGCGTGAAGAATTTGGAAAAGATGCTTTTCGCCTTGAGCCGcattatttgaatttcttgtaaaatgatcaatcaaaagaaagaaagaagagcacgatgaaaatttcaatttttgcaatcaAATCTTGCGACTATGAGTACAAATACCATAACATAACATAGTAAcattttcaagaaatattttgtCTGCTGTTTCGTCAGTAGCTGCGTTGATTAAAGAATAAATCTTTCCTCGCGTATCCGCGCgcgtttgtaatttttttgattgtttTACAATTCACAATATTCCAAACTTGgtttttatgtataaattgcacatgtatatgtgattaataaaacttatttgacaacgacgacgacgacgacgacgatgatgatgacgatgatgatgacgatgatgatgatgatgatgatgatgatgacgatatCAAACGAGTACACAATAGTATAAATATCGgcaacgatgaaaaatcattatcatcaatattataacaacaataataacagtgataataataataatagcaacgttgaatgagaaaatattgagagtataataatattaataataatataacgataTATAACAGTAATAACGATATACAACGATGATAAACAGTATAATTACAGGGTacaatataatgtataatatatgtatatagatgtgtataataaattatgtcATAAATAATCAAGTAGAATGATGTTAGTGATGTTTATGGATGGTGGGGCCGGTGGCGGTTCAGTTTCGTTTGGCTGGGAGCCCCCATGTCTTTGACCAGCCATGCTTCAAGGTATAATGTTAACCCTGCAACGCAAAAGAAGACAAATcgagagaaattaaaaacgGGCAAAATTTGCGAGGCCGTAAATCTTACGAAGCGATGTTCCAGCGACTCGGTCTTACCGCGAACCTGCTCCTCTAGCGAGAGAATCTGCAGAGCAGACGACGCCTAGCGGCAAAACGctaatcaattttattttttcctcagaAACACGTCGCATACGGTTGTTTCGAAAACGCAAAAATTCTTTTACGTGTTTTTCTGAAGACGTAACATCGCATGTGACTTGAACAAAATCTCAataatcatgaaaaaaaaaaaaacaatcaaaaagaaaacaattcaatcatattacaatatttctaTAGAAATCAAATGGTACTCACCAGCGAATCCATGGTGGGAATGTCTGTTCTAAAAGACACCTGCGTAGAGGATCCATAATGAGATGAGCAGCAGAATGAGAATAAGGTAGGTGGTGAGGATGTTGCTGGTTTCTGAAACTGGCGGCATGTTTGCGGATCCTTGAACgtgttctttttctccttgGTACACGAGTCCGGAGCTAGCCTTTGATTTTCTCAAAGTATATATTTGCCGTCTTGATGATCCTCGTTGGGAATATCGCGGTTATGGTATACCGTTTGTGATCCCCGCACGGACTCGACGCCGAATACAATCTCCACGATCCCTTGAGACGGGGGCTTCTTTTCGACTACGGTATCTCTGCTCGACTGCAGGATCGGCTCGTGGAGGCCGCAAGCTCGCCGAGAACCCCGGTTCTCGCAAGCTCCTGGAACTGGATCCCCACCACCGTCGGTGACGCGGTCCGaattctctcttcctctcctctcctctccgcgCCTCTCCTATCCTCTCACCTCCTCTCATCTCCTCgctgtatttttcaaaatacgaaaCACAGACCGCCTCCGCCTCCCACTCGGTGGACCGTCAAAGTTATGATCCTCGAACCGCGCGGCCCGAACCGAACCGAACCGAATCGAAGAAAAGCTCCATGCTCCGTTCACTCGGTCTCCGTTTTCCGAACGGAGTTATATTAAGCCACCATTAACCTGGAATGACTGAAGGCTGACGGACGGACGGAACGTAGGCACGATGTCTTCATGTATTTGTGACTTTCGGCTTCTGTCATTCCTCAATTATCGAGATACCTCTTAATAATTGTACCACGGctgcagaaaaaaataaataaataaatagaaccAACCACCGAGAGAGTTAAAATCTTCAAAGCCTATAAACCAAAGCGCCGAATTTTTATGACCAATTTTACATGAATGTTGCTGAGTTGGAATTCGGTGGAAATTATTGCTGatgttcgatatttttttacttctcttcTTCATTCTACACTCGCTTCGCGCGACACGTGTACAATTTATTCTATTCTCTCGCGTGATTCTCCTATTCGTTCgataaattcatattttatagATAAGTTCCCTTGATCCCCGCGGGATCCGCGATGAATCTGGGATATACATACTTGGAAGCATCGACGAAGTTCCAGCCGCGAGGCGAGGCGACGCTTGGCTTGGCGGCTTCTTGACgttgagtaaaaataaattaataaataaaaagtggaaaaacaaaatgagaaATCAAATATACGGGTGTATGTGATATACGGCGCGGAGGCTTCTTGATCTCGAGATCGTACGCTTACAGATACATACATGATGAGCGTCGCGTttgattctaatttttttttttttttcaacgtcgtttcttgctttcttttttatcgcTCTCTGCATCGATACACATGTATAATTATCTTGTACCTGATACCCGGCGACATGTGAACGTAgacgtatatatgtacgtaagAGAATATATACACAGAATGAGACATTCGTGATTTTATTAGCATCAAGAAATCCCGGTCCACTTTTCAACGCTAAATATAATCAtagtgaatatatttttagtatTTCCTGCCAAGAATACTtaaatagaatattttcaaacaccCCCGCAGGTACGATGTGcacgtatatacatgcatacatgcatacacgaATATACACGCATAAGGTCAACACATTTTGTAGCATCGGACGATCTTCGCTCTcggtttgaatttcaaatatttctcatcattttttttacaatgcGCGGAAACAACATTACGATGATATGCTTGTCGATTAGCAgcctgaagaaaaaaagaaaacgacgcTGCGCGATATATGATCGGAGCTTTGCAAGCCTCGATTTACGTATTGCGCGCGATTTGTGGTATGActttacttcaaatttatacttcattatttttcttcacctcgCGTTTTACGATATCACGGAATGATTGAAACGGTTGTTTAAAATTAGCGGGGTTTTGATACGAAAGCAGACCACGGGGAtttgaaactatttttatAACGGTCAGTTCTAACGATCCATTCCGATGACCGAAACGTTACACAACCTATTATCTATGCCATTTCAATACCACCGTACTATTACTGTACCTACCTGTTTTTACCGCAAATCTTTGAACCGTATGACTGACGGGCTTTTACAACAAACGTTATGCACCAAAAATATACAAATCCGTTCAACCGCGAGCCTGACAGTAAACATTAGCTGTTTTTTGGCCGTGTAAACCTGTTTTCAACTttgctttcaattttcattccatttgtTTTTGTCACATCAGTTGGCTCCAATAATTTCTTGGAATTTTTAGAACCGCAACGGTTATCCCGTACCGTCTTTTTCACGGAAAATTTGGTCATAATCGAGTTCTTTATACGCATACAGTATACGTGCGACCTTAGACGTAGGTAATCATCGCAAGAAAGTTGTCCATTGAGTTGGGGAAACTCCTGAATTAATTCATCCAAgcttattaaataattttttttcctcatctccGGCGCGTCATTTTTCGATTGCACTTCAAACTCGATTAAACGCGAATCTCTTCCAATAACGTTGAAAAGTGCTACGAAACGATGCATCAAGTAGTTGGCTGTGGTTTGTCAGACTCCAGCTGCTTTCACTCGGTCGTAAATATCTTCACGTATTGACGGACGCATGTGCGTGTATagataatacgtataatatgtaatatgtgCGTGTCTAATTGGTTATCAGTGTATTTTTAAACGAAGAATCGGCTGCACTCTGCAAGCTACCATCTTGAGACCACATTTATAGGACATAGACGCCTTGAATATACGCTCACGGCCGCTGAATTCGAATGTAATCCGCAGGTCAGTGCacgtaattgtaattatttgataattgATTGATCGATTGGTTGATCGTTTGTCATTACAGGCGAGTAGAAATTACGACGCGCTTGATTTTCGAGATTTAGAATAAATCAGTCAGAAATAcggtgtttatttttttgtattttagtAACATAGATcagattgatttatttttattagtgattgagaaaaattgaacaaataaactcaattataaaattacataACAAGTATATGCGATAAATAAAAGGTTAtcttaattaaaaaaaaataaaatatttaataaatatgtacCATTGAACGCatacagttttatttttttttattaagatatacgtatatatcacTTTGCGTGTTTACGGTAGCGTAGAGAGCGTGttaagtattttattttttcctcattatATTGGTAAGTATATTTTCATAGTACGTCATAAAATGGTATCAATAGCTATCATTAATAATGGCACGGTTGTTTATTAGTATGTATATTGCACGATACGCGTGATCGATTTACGTATCCGATTACCGATCGTTGAATTCGGGCTGATACAATGATTATGATATGCgtatggagaaaaaaaaaaaaaaaaactgaagcgaaaacaaaattaaaaaataaaaaaagaaactgtagAATCGCGATTTTCGCGGCGCCACTGTGCTGCCAAATTATTGGCAAATATTCAGATCTCGGTATTCGGTATGTTGTAAAAATAGTTGCGTTTGGTTCtgtttcatatatttttctgCTTCGCGTTTCTTGCtttcttcccccccccccccccccttcgtTCCTTCTTCGCGCGGACGACTCAAATTAGCGAAGTATTCTTTTCGCCCGTCGAAGTTATGCGCAGACTTGAGATTCCATCGTTTTGACAAATTGTCTATATATACTCAGAGCGCGTTCCGCGGTATAATTCTAACTTAATCCCCGTGTTGCTTCTCGCTCTTTCAAACTCTGCATTATGTATTagatttttgctttttttcttaaatttctaCAAACGATCGTTTGGCACTAGCTGATTGTAAATCATGAATGACTACCGACTGTAGATCAATGAAACCCAGAGAAAATATCTTGACTAATATCCGGTGTAACGTGAGACAGAAAAGATAAATCGTACGGTGTGATTCTGAAATTTATCGTAACATGTCCAAAGTAGCAGAGGTAGACGTTTTTTTTACCTCTAATTACATTTTGATCCACCGAGATACAAACGAAATGAAGCGAAAAGATTGTTTCAATCTATATGAAATTGGGAATGTGCGtgacgtaaaataaaattcacctTCGTCTCCACAGTCAATTAGCTCGTAACCCTCACTTAACAACAATATAACATAACAATTTTGACCTACAGACCCCTCTGTTATTAAACTTCATGCATTCACCAGAGTTACAATTAGTCCTAGAACATCGGCTAGCTTAAGTACGGGCCTTTCTAACATCAACATATTGTGAAACGAGTATATTCTTTGTGCAAATGTGAACTGTTGAGCAATCGTACAAAGTATTCTATACGAAATTTACCCTAAGACGCTGTTTGACTTCGAATTTTAATCTCAATTTCGATGAGTATTGACACATTTTTGACAATATTCAACATACTTCTGAGCACGTTTGAGCCGATCATTTATAATTTCCAATTGCCGAATAGTACAATAGTACGTAAGATTAGCGTAGTGAAGATATTTCACTGAGATTGATTTTCGGCTCacttaatttttaatattcaattcgaatttaaTCGTACCGTGTGCATTAACAGACATTGAGCAGTATCGAGTCGTAAGTACCAACGAGGCAGCACGCGCTCGAGTCTTTTGAGTTATTACAGCCTGTGGCGTGTCTATTACCTaattacaaaagtaaaaaatgaaaacgaaggCGTTACCAGACGCCTGATGCAACTTTCCCCGCCAGCCGGATCTCCGTACTCGAACCTCAAGCCTCATACGAGTGAAAAGACCAGGCCGCGAATCGATGAAAgtcaatggaaaaaaaactttctccCTTTCATGTAACCAACGTCAGTCAGGCCAAAGAGAAGCCGAGGACCTCCTCGAGCGAATAATCGAACACCTTGAAATCGAGCTGGTACAATTTCGCCAGTTTTTGGAGCTGCTTGAAGGTGAGCGTCGAGTAGTAACTTCCGAGCCTCTTCGAAGTCGGCTCGCTGCTTTGCGGCCCGCTGGGAAATCTGAAAAGGTGCAAAAGGTGTAGCGAAGCTCGATAAATGGTGTCGCGAGTGACGAGATTGTGGTTTTGTGCCCGTGAAATTCCTACCGAACCCAGGGAGCGCCCATCCGCTCCAAAACCTCCGTCGCGTCTTCGACCAGGCTCTCGTACTTGCTGATCAAGTCGTAGTTGACCAGGCAGGGATGGCAGAGTTCGGTGATGGGCCTCCAGTGTTCGTTCAGGGTCCCATTCTCGGCGTCTTCGGTCGTCACGAAGTCGACGAATTCGCTGAACGTCACGTCGTCGCCCCGTTCGAGGGCCTCGCGAGTCGCGTTAGATCTGAACTTCTGAAAGATGATCGAGACTTGGGATATTTATCTCCTATAAAGCGTGGAAAGGTCCTCGGGGGGGGGCCTTTCTCGCTCCCGTTCGGCTCACCTTTACTATCCGCTTCCCGAATCGCGACTGAAAGTACATCGAGCTGTTGTACTTCGCTTCGAACTTGTTTCTGTAGGCCGAAAGCAGCCGCTCGAAGGGGTGGCGAACCACTATCAGCCGGTTGTAGGTCAACAGTTTTTCCTCGATTTCCTCCATTGTGTACTTCGACAAACGCCTGAAAATCCCCGGGGAGTGCGCCTGGTTTGCCGGGATTTCCATCGGGTCCTTACCCTGCCATTTCCCCGACGCTATCATCAGTACTCGCTTCCAGTTCGTGCAGGCCACCTGATCATTCAACATTCCATTTTACCCCGAAGCTCgttctttcaattttccatatttAACCGCTCTTTTCGCGATCACTCGGAAACGGGACGACGTATTAAGATGAAATTTATACCATGGATCCCTTTCGTCGAGATCTCCGAGTCGATGACGCGATATTTGAAGATCGAATCCGCGAAAACGTGTTTATTCTTACGATCAAGAACACCATTGTGAGATTCTAACAAAGTTGGTGTATCGAATTAAGTATTCGAACAAGCTGGTGTCGAAATTTAAATGCGCGTGCGCTCTAGACTCGACGAAATCCGTGTGTCTATTACAATATGAAGGCTAGGACTTGGTGTACAACAGTTTCATAAGTAATTACGCACAGCGCCGTccgtaaattaaaaatgatcaCGCGAGTGGACCAAGTTCCATTACTGTATAATACACTTTCGCGTGGTTCATTTCGTAGTTCCGTCAGAGAGAAGTCTGTAATGGTATGGTCACGCCTGAGTTATTCGCGTGCGTGTCTCCGCGATTCATTTGAACTTCAAGTGAATGGTCGCGATGGTGAGTTTTTGTCGCGAGCTACGCAAGTGAACGGCAACAGTCAAGGCTAGCCGAACAAACGATCGCCCGACAGACCGATGTAAAGGAATATATACATGAACATGCAAACGTATGATGAATATACTTTTGGTACATAGCAGTAGAGGAGCTTGTGCAGTTCGTCGACGATAAGGTGGTGGAATATCTTTGAAGTAACGAGTTGGTCCCGTTGCCGAGGAAGGGTGTCGCAATTCTTCTGCAGCCTCTCCTGCCGTTCGACGAGGAGCGATCTGGCGAGAGCGTTGGGTCCAGCAACGGAGTAACTCGTGGTCGAAGGCTGCGGCTGCGCATCGTCATTCCTTGATCCCGCAGATCCCTCATTTACCGGCTGATCACGTCCGTTAACCCCGAGTCCAAGGAGCAGAGCGACGAGGCACAGAACTCGACGACACAGCACCGGTCTGCACCTTGGCATAATACGTATGCTCACCGTGGGCGAGATTCACATCGGAAAACCGGGTGAAACCTGAACGAGTAATTCACAAGAACAGTAGTCGCAGTTAATTCGCGTCTCACGTCTACTGCCCAACTCGCGGCCAGTCACTAGCCATGCCTCGCATAAGTAGGACGACGTGGCAGCTTGCTCCACTCCCCCTAAATCACCGGATCCTCAATTACGTTTACGGTAGAAGAATCCGCACGTATCGCGTTACTTATGTACTCCACCTCCATAGTCGAGCAGGGAAAACTAAAGAACTGCAGCGGTTGCAGGAACAACGCACGAGGCGGTCACTGGACGATGGTTCGTCCGTTCCACGTGCTCTGCATCGCGATGCTTCCTTGATCTCGTTGGATCGATTTGCACTGCGATACGCGATTCGAACAAACGTTCACGAAGTTAATCGCACCGGTTTGATTTCCATCTCTGGTTCCAAGGTGTTGGATGCGGTAACTGTACCAACAGCCACTCCTCGAAGACTGGAACAAGGTTTGTGGGTTAGCCGTGCTGCTGAGCGCGCTTTGCCACTTTTTCACGCGATCGGATCTGGCCGattggagtgaaaaaaaaaaacgccgcAAAAAAGATTGTATACATGGACGAGGAATGGTGGAAGAActagcgaaaagagcgtgtaTATTATCGCGCATGACGTGCCGCAGCTGAGGTACGGGAACGGCCAGCCATGACGCCTTAGTCGACTTAATTCAATGGGTAGGAGGAAAAGCCGCGCTCAGACATCGGAGAGTTCTGTGCCCTACAGAGGCTCTCGGACCTCTTGCTTCATCATGGTCTGCGTTTGCTCAGCGATGGGTGGGAGAAAAAAGGAGCAGGAAAAACGAGGAACGAGGAAAGAGCTTCAAGGCAgggggagaaagagagaagaacgCTTCTCCGTTTCACTTCTACCCACGCTGTTGAGCATACTTGATTCTTTGACCAACGAATGAATACCTCGTACTTCGCTGTCTTCAAGACATCGATGACTTATCGTTCTCCACGCGGTCAGCGGCTTTGTTCCTACGCGTTTATTCGTACTGTAGCTTATATGACCCGTGTCCTTGTAACATTTATTTCCTCAACACGGCACCGAGCTTGCACCatacactgttaaaaatgattggcGAATTTACTACACATTTACTGTGAAAAAGAGTCGTCAATTTATGAAGTCAgattgcaaatttacaaatacgGTAAAGCGACGTAAATTACTATGTATTTGTCTCAAAgttacgataaaaatttttgattttactaaaatttgaaagaagaacccaagaaaagtaatttgaatttactaaattgtgtattaaatttattgtatttgtaaattgaataaaacatcCAATACAGTGTAGGAAGCTctatacagaaatttttaacagtacaTGCAGAATTCCTCAGTACATTTAAAATATCCGTAGGTCAATTTTTCGCTCAGGAATACAGGACTACGTTCAGATAAATGATATCTTGTCTGCAGGctggtagttttttttttaatctcgttttttctctttaagATAATTTCACCCAAAATCCTGGGAAGAATTGTGAAATCTAATATTATTCACGTGGGAAATACTTCTGCGCTTACTGCACGAAAGCTTGCTCACGACTTTCTCCAATATTCGTTATATCCTGCAGGGTATGACGATATTCATCTCCTTGATTGATAATTTCCATGTCACGTATTGATTTTACTCGAGAagaggtaaaaatttgaaaaatgaaagatcgGAATGACGTTGAGATACGAGCATCAAGCTGTATCGTGTTGAAAATCTTTACTCTTCAGCTGCGCGCACGTATATTGTAAATTGATCGATGGAAActcgatcatttttcatcctcaatctttttttttttacgttcgCTTCCTCTCTTACTCTAGCCTTCCCGCAACGAACTAGATCTGAGTTCCTTCCCCTCCGTACATAATCAAACGCGAAGCCCGCGGTCGtcgtaaaataataacatcaaAACATAAAGTGTCAATGACGCGATCATCAACGAGCTACGTCCTTGCGTTATGAACCACTTTTACCGAATCAAGTTTATCGCCGTCCCATGGATGCGTGGCGGTGAGAGTGCCGGCACGGGCACATGATATAATTATTCGCTCGAGCAAATTTCCCCCTCCAAAGTCGTAGCCGCGTTCTCCGCGTGTCgtaatgattaattgattgTCAAATGGCTTACTTGCACACATGCGCATTAAGCACACTTATCGTTATTCCGTTCCCATTTCCGTTAATGCGATAGAATCGATCACCCACGCTGCGTTGCTTTGCTGCCGCAGTCTCGCAACCGACGGACTGCTTTCACCGTTCATCCGGAACGAATCACCGGTAGGTATTTTATAGTTTA from Neodiprion virginianus isolate iyNeoVirg1 chromosome 3, iyNeoVirg1.1, whole genome shotgun sequence encodes the following:
- the LOC124301521 gene encoding carbohydrate sulfotransferase 11-like, giving the protein MPRCRPVLCRRVLCLVALLLGLGVNGRDQPVNEGSAGSRNDDAQPQPSTTSYSVAGPNALARSLLVERQERLQKNCDTLPRQRDQLVTSKIFHHLIVDELHKLLYCYVPKVACTNWKRVLMIASGKWQGKDPMEIPANQAHSPGIFRRLSKYTMEEIEEKLLTYNRLIVVRHPFERLLSAYRNKFEAKYNSSMYFQSRFGKRIVKKFRSNATREALERGDDVTFSEFVDFVTTEDAENGTLNEHWRPITELCHPCLVNYDLISKYESLVEDATEVLERMGAPWVRFPSGPQSSEPTSKRLGSYYSTLTFKQLQKLAKLYQLDFKVFDYSLEEVLGFSLA